The Camelina sativa cultivar DH55 chromosome 14, Cs, whole genome shotgun sequence genome includes a window with the following:
- the LOC104743093 gene encoding kinesin-like protein KIN-UB, which yields MAMASSSSRNGAVRGGSMRPVSGSSNLRSSSFKSRIPSSSAPRRNSTSSASLADNGVPGRVRVAVRLRPRNADESVADADFADCVELQPELKRLKLRKNNWDTETYEFDDVLTEAASQKRVYQVVAKPVVESVLEGYNGTVMAYGQTGTGKTFTLGRLGDEDTAARGIMVRSMEDIIAGTSLDTDSVSVSYLQLYMETIQDLLDPSNDNIAIVEDPKTGDVSLPGATHVEIRNQQNFLELLQLGETHRVAANTKLNTESSRSHAILMVHVKRSVVENEDPVSTETENSSHFLRPSKPLVRRSKLVLVDLAGSERVHKSGINLMRRCLDSGAPGNSFSGTDSLPSRHSQARESLNGQKAPFATLCEQVGLQKILQLLESDDANIRIHAVKVVANLAAEEANQEKIVEAGGLTSLLMLLRSYEDETVRRVAAGAIANLAMNEVSQQLIVDQGGISLLSLTAADAEDPQTLRMVAGAIANLCGNDKLQARLWSDGGIKALLGMVRCGHPDVLAQVARGIANFAKCESRATTQGVKSGRSLLIEDGALPWIVQHANDEAAPIRRHIELALCHLAQHEVNAKEMISGGALWELVRISKECSREDIRSLAHRTLSSSPVFRSEIRRLGIQF from the exons ATGGCTATGGCTTCATCTTCATCGAGAAATGGTGCGGTTAGAGGAGGATCCATGAGACCCGTCTCTGGCTCCAGCAATCTCAGATCGTCTTCTTTCAAATCCAGGATTCCTTCCTCCTCCGCCCCCCGTCGCAACTCCACCTCTTCTGCTTCTCTCGCAGACAATGGAG TGCCTGGGAGAGTTCGAGTCGCTGTTAGATTACGACCTCGTAATGCTGATGAGTCCGTCGCAGATGCTGATTTTGCTGATTGTGTTGAGCTGCAACCTGAg CTTAAAAGGTTGAAACTCAGGAAAAACAATTGGGATACTGAAACCTATGAGTTTGATGACGTGCTTACCGAAGCTGCTTCACAGAAACGCGTCTACCAAGTTGTTGCCAAGCCTGTTGTTGAG agtgttcttgagggttACAATGGAACTGTCATGGCCTATGGTCAGACCGGTACTGGCAAAACTTTTACCCTTGGAAGATTAGGAGATGAAGATACTGCTGCTCGTGGTATCATGGTTCGTTCCATGGAAGATATCATTGCTGGCACTTCCCTTGACACTgactctgtctctgtctcttaTTTAcag CTTTATATGGAGACCATCCAAGATCTCCTAGACCCATCTAATGACAATATTGCTATTGTCGAAGACCCCAAAACTGGAGATGTCTCCTTGCCTGGGGCAACCCATGTAGAGATCAGGAACCAACAAAATTTCCTTGAGCTCCTCCAGCTAGGGGAAACACATAGGGTTGCAGCCAATACAAAATTGAATACTGAATCTTCTCGAAGTCATGCAATTCTCATG GTACATGTCAAGAGGTCGGTGGTAGAAAACGAGGATCCGGTCTCAACTGAAACGGAGAACTCATCTCACTTTCTCAGACCATCAAAACCATTGGTTAGGAGAAGCAAGCTTGTTCTAGTTGATCTTGCTGGTTCTGAACGTGTTCACAAGTCTGGTATAAACCTC ATGAGACGATGCTTGGACAGCGGTGCCCCAGGGAATTCATTTTCTGGCACGGACTCATTACCCTCACGGCATTCCCAAGCAAGAGAATCTCTGAACGGACAGAAGGCGCCGTTTGCTACACTATGTGAGCAAG TGGGACTTCAAAAGATTTTGCAATTGCTTGAGTCAGATGATGCAAACATAAGAATTCATGCTGTGAAAGTTGTGGCGAATCTTGCAGCTGAAG AGGCAAATCAAGAAAAGATAGTTGAAGCTGGAGGGCTTACATCATTGTTGATGCTTCTGAGAAGCTACGAAGATGAAACTGTCCGAAGAGTCGCCGCTGGTGCGATTGCCAATCTCGCAATGAATG AAGTGAGTCAACAACTGATAGTGGACCAAGGTGGAATCAGCTTGCTATCTCTAACAGCTGCAGATGCAGAGGATCCACAGACTTTACGCATGGTTGCTGGAGCTATTGCTAATCTCTGTGGCAATG ACAAACTTCAAGCAAGACTATGGTCGGATGGTGGAATAAAAGCGTTGTTAGGAATGGTTAGATGCGGACATCCGGATGTTCTTGCGCAGGTGGCTCGTGGAATTGCAAACTTTGCAAAGTGCGAGTCCCGAGCAACCACTCAAG GTGTTAAGAGTGGAAGATCACTACTAATAGAAGACGGAGCTCTTCCATGGATTGTACAACATGCTAACGATGAAGCTGCGCCAATCAGGCGGCACATAGAGCTAGCTTTATGTCATTTGGCCCAGCATG AGGTGAATGCGAAGGAGATGATAAGCGGAGGAGCGTTGTGGGAGTTGGTGAGAATATCAAAGGAATGTTCAAGAGAAGACATTCGAAGTTTGGCTCATCGTACTCTCTCTTCCAGTCCCGTCTTCCGTTCTGAGATCCGTCGCCTCGGCATCCAGTTTTGA
- the LOC104738599 gene encoding peptidyl-prolyl cis-trans isomerase CYP18-1: MSVTLHTNLGDIKCEIFCDEVPKSAENFLALCASGYYDGTIFHRNIKGFMIQGGDPNGTGKGGTSIWGKKFNDEIRDSLKHNARGMLSMANSGPNTNGSQFFITYAKQPHLNGSYTIFGKVIHGFEVLDIMEKTQTGPRDRPLAEIRLNRVTIHANPLAG; the protein is encoded by the exons ATG TCAGTAACATTGCACACGAATCTGGGTGATATAAAGTGCGAGATCTTCTGCGACGAGGTTCCCAAGAGTGCTGAG AACTTTTTGGCGTTATGTGCAAGTGGGTACTACGATGGTACCATATTTCATAGAAATATCAAAGGGTTCATGATTCAAGGAGGTGACCCTAATGGCACCGGCAAAGGAGGTACTAGCATCTGGGGCAAGAAATTCAATGATGAGATCCGTGACTCCCTTAAG CACAATGCAAGAGGTATGCTCTCAATGGCAAACAGTGGACCAAACACCAACGGAAGCCAGTTCTTTATCACCTACGCTAAACAACCACATCTCAATGGATCGTACACCATCTTTGGCAAAGTCATTCATGGCTTCGAAGTCCTTGACATTATGGAAAAG ACACAAACAGGGCCAAGAGATAGGCCGCTTGCTGAGATAAGGCTAAACCGTGTGACGATCCACGCCAATCCACTTGCTGGTTAA
- the LOC104743092 gene encoding brefeldin A-inhibited guanine nucleotide-exchange protein 3-like, protein MASTEVDSRLARVVIPALDKVIKNASWRKHSKLAHECKSVIERLRSPDNSSPLADSDSGSSLPGPLHDGGAAEYSLAESEIILSPLINASSTAVLKIVDPAVDCIQKLIAHGYVRGEADPTGGPEALLLSKLIETICKCHELDDEGLELLLLKTLLTAVTSISLRIHGDSLLQIVRTCYGIYLGSRNVVNQATAKASLVQMSVIVFRRMEADSSTVPIQPIVVAELMEPMDKSESDPSTTQSVQGFITKIMQDIDGVFNSANAKGTFGGHDGAFESSLPGTANPTDLLDSTDKDMLDAKYWEISMYKSALEGRKGELADGEVEKDDDSEVQIGNKLRRDAFLVFRALCKLSMKTPPKEDPELMRGKIVALELLKILLENAGAVFRTSDRFLGAIKQYLCLSLLKNSASNLMIIFQLSCSILLSLVSRFRAGLKAEIGVFFPMIVLRVLENVAQPDFQQKMIVLRFLDKLCIDSQILVDIFINYDCDVNSSNIFERMVNGLLKTAQGVPPGTVTTLLPPQEAAMKLEAMKCLVAVLRSMGVWVNKQLRLPDPYSAKLLEIDDRNLEEGSHPVENGKGDGGHGGFERSESQSELSSGTSDALAIEQRRAYKLELQEGISIFNQKPKKGIEFLIKANKVGDSPEEIAAFLKDASGLNKTLVGDYLGEREDLSLKVMHAYVDSFEFQGMEFDEAIRAFLRGFRLPGEAQKIDRIMEKFAERYCKCNPKAFSSADTAYVLAYSVILLNTDAHNPMVKSKMTADGFIRNNRGIDDGKDLPEEYLRALYERISRNEIKMKDDGLGPQQKQPTNPSRLLGLDTILNIVVPRRGDDMYMETSDDLIRHMQERFKEKARKSESVYYAASDVVILRFMVEVCWAPMLAAFSVPLDQSDDAVITTLCLEGFHHAIHVTSVMSLKTHRDAFVTSLAKFTSLHSPADIKQKNIEAIKAIVKLAEEEGNYLQDAWEHILTCVSRFEHLHLLGEGAPPDATFFAFPQTESGNSPLAKPNSAPAVKERAPGKHQYAASAVIRGSYDGSGVAGKASNTVTTEQMNNLISNLNLLEQVGDMSRIFTRSQRLNSEAIIDFVKALCKVSMDELRSPSDPRVFSLSLSELSFDPRAEIRKVALKVLFDTLRNHGDHFSLSLWERVFESVLFRIFDYVRHDVDPSGEDSADQIGYNGEVDQESWLYETCSLALQLVVDLFVNFYKTVNPLLKKVLMLFVSLIKRPHQSLAGAGIAALVRLMRDVGHQFSDEQWLEVVSCIKEAADATSPDFSYVTSEDMTEDVSNGDETNDNSNDALRRRNRQLHAAVADAKSKASIQIFVIQAVTDIYDMYRTSLTANHMLMLFDAMHGIASNAHTINADPLLRSKLQELGSSPESQEAPLLRLENESFQTCMTFLDNLISDQPVGYDEAKIETHLISLCREVLEFYIDISCAKEQSSRWVVPSGTGKRKELTARAPLVVAAIQTLGNMGESLFKKNLPELFPLIATLISCEHGSGEVQVALTMGRR, encoded by the exons ATGGCTTCTACGGAAGTCGATTCCCGCTTAGCTCGAGTAGTGATCCCAGCTCTGGACAAGGTCATTAAGAACGCCTCCTGGCGTAAGCACTCCAAGCTCGCTCACGAGTGCAAATCCGTCATCGAGCGCCTCAGATCTCCTGATAATTCTTCTCCTCTCGCCGACTCTGATTCTGGATCTTCCCTTCCCGGTCCCCTTCACGACGGGGGAGCCGCCGAGTACTCTCTCGCCGAGTCCGAGATCATCCTCAGCCCTCTCATTAACGCCTCCTCCACCGCCGTTCTCAAGATTGTCGATCCGGCCGTCGATTGCATCCAGAAGCTTATTGCTCATGGCTATGTTCGCGGTGAGGCCGATCCCACCGGCGGACCTGAGGCGCTACTCCTTTCCAAGCTCATTGAAACCATCTGCAAGTGTCACGAGCTCGACGATGAAGGACTCGAGTTACTCCTCCTCAAGACGCTCTTAACTGCGGTTACTTCTATTTCCCTCAGGATCCATGGAGACTCTCTGCTGCAGATCGTCAGGACTTGTTATGGCATCTACTTGGGTAGCAGAAACGTCGTTAATCAGGCCACCGCTAAGGCCTCGCTCGTCCAGATGTCTGTTATCGTCTTCAGAAGAATGGAGGCCGATTCGTCTACTGTCCCCATTCAGCCCATCGTCGTCGCCGAGCTTATGGAGCCCATGGACAAATCTGAATCTGACCCATCCACCACGCAGTCCGTTCAAGGTTTCATCACCAAAATTATGCAGGATATCGACGGAGTCTTCAATTCAGCTAACGCCAAGGGCACCTTCGGCGGCCATGATGGAGCCTTCGAGTCTTCTTTGCCCGGGACTGCGAACCCGACGGATCTGTTGGATTCTACTGATAAGGATATGTTGGATGCCAAGTACTGGGAGATCAGCATGTATAAGTCGGCTCTCGAAGGAAGAAAAGGGGAGCTGGCCGATGGGGAAGTGGAGAAAGACGATGATTCTGAGGTTCAGATTGGGAATAAGCTGAGAAGAGACGCCTTCTTGGTTTTCAGGGCACTTTGCAAGCTGTCCATGAAGACGCCTCCAAAGGAAGATCCTGAGTTGATGAGAGGGAAGATTGTGGCTCTCGAGCTATTGAAGATTCTCCTCGAGAATGCTGGTGCTGTCTTTAGAACCAGCGATAG GTTCTTAGGCGCCATCAAGCAGTATCTGTGTCTCTCCTTGTTGAAGAACAGTGCTTCAAATCTTATGATCATTTTCCAGCTTTCCTGCTCGATTTTACTTAGCTTGGTTTCAAGATTTCGTGCTGGGCTGAAGGCAGAGATTGGGGTGTTCTTCCCTATGATTGTTCTAAGAGTGTTAGAGAATGTTGCTCAACCTGATTTTCAACAGAAGATGATAGTGCTTCGGTTCCTGGACAAGCTCTGCATTGATTCACAGATTTTGGTAGATATCTTTATCAACTATGATTGTGATGTCAACTCATCCAATATATTTGAGAG GATGGTGAATGGTCTCCTTAAGACTGCTCAAGGAGTGCCTCCTGGTACAGTCACTACCTTGTTGCCACCTCAGGAAGCAGCCATGAAGCTTGAAGCCATGAAATGCTTAGTTGCTGTTTTAAGGTCTATGGGAGTATGGGTGAATAAGCAGTTGCGTCTTCCGGATCCTTATTCTGCAAAATTGCTAGAAATTGATGATAGAAATCTTGAAGAAGGAAGTCATCCGGTGGAAAATGGTAAGGGGGATGGAGGCCATGGGGGTTTTGAAAGATCAGAATCCCAGTCTGAATTGTCCAGTGGGACTTCTGATGCCTTAGCAATAGAGCAACGCCGAGCTTACAAGCTCGAACTTCAG GAAGGTATTTCTATTTTCAACCAGAAACCTAAGAAAGGCATTGAATTTCTAATCAAGGCAAACAAGGTGGGGGACTCACCAGAGGAAATAGCAGCTTTTCTCAAAGATGCATCCGGGTTAAACAAGACTTTGGTAGGGGATTATTTGGGGGAAAGGGAGGACCTATCTCTTAAAGTGATGCATGCATATGTGGATTCTTTCGAATTTCAAGGCATGGAATTTGATGAGGCAATTCGAGCCTTTCTCCGGGGATTTAGGCTGCCAGGGGAAGCCCAGAAAATTGATCGTATCATGGAAAAGTTTGCTGAGCGTTACTGTAAATGTAATCCAAAGGCTTTTTCTAGCGCTGATACGGCATATGTCCTCGCTTACTCTGTCATATTGCTCAACACGGATGCACATAACCCTATGGTGAAGAGCAAG ATGACAGCTGATGGTTTTATTAGAAATAATCGTGGTATAGATGATGGAAAAGATTTGCCTGAGGAATATCTACGTGCATTGTATGAAAGGATATCTAGAAATGAGATAAAGATGAAGGACGATGGTTTGGGTCCGCAACAGAAGCAGCCGACAAACCCAAGTAGATTACTTGGCTTAGATACTATCTTAAATATTGTTGTTCCTAGGCGTGGTGATGATATGTACATGGAGACCAGTGATGATCTTATTAGGCATATGCAAGagaggtttaaagaaaaagCTCGCAAATCTGA GTCAGTTTATTATGCAGCCTCGGATGTGGTTATACTCAGATTTATGGTTGAGGTGTGTTGGGCTCCTATGTTGGCAGCTTTCAGTGTTCCACTTGACCAAAGTGATGATGCAGTCATTACAACATTATGTCTGGAGGGTTTCCACCATGCCATCCATGTCACTTCTGTAATGTCCTTAAAAACGCACAGAGATGCCTTTGTGACTTCGCTAGCAAAATTTACTTCCCTCCACTCTCCTGCTGATATCaagcaaaaaaacattgaaGCCATTaag GCAATAGTAAAACTGGCGGAGGAAGAAGGTAACTATCTACAAGATGCTTGGGAGCATATATTGACTTGTGTTTCACGGTTTGAGCATCTTCATCTCTTGGGGGAAGGAGCGCCTCCTGATGCCACTTTCTTTGCATTTCCGCAAACGGAGTCAGGAAACTCTCCACTGGCTAAGCCAAATTCCGCACCTGCAGTTAAAGAAAGAGCACCTGGAAAACATCAGTATGCTGCATCTGCTGTGATAAGGGGTTCCTACGATGGTTCCGGTGTTGCTGGCAAGGCTTCTAATACAGTGACAACTGAACAGATGAACAACCTGATATCTAATCTGAACTTGCTAGAACAAGTTGGAGACATGAGTCGGATATTTACTCGTAGTCAAAGATTGAACAGTGAAGCCATAATTGACTTTGTTAAAGCCCTCTGCAAAGTTTCCATGGATGAGTTACGATCTCCATCTGATCCACGGGTCTTCAGCCTAA GTTTATCTGAACTTAGTTTCGACCCAAGAGCAGAAATTAGGAAGGTTGCATTGAAAGTCCTGTTTGATACTCTGCGGAACCATGGTGACCATTTCAGCCTGTCTTTATGGGAACGGGTTTTTGAGTCTGTTTTATTTCGGATATTCGACTATGTGCGGCATGACGTTGACCCATCTGGTGAGGATTCAGCAGATCAGATAGGTTACAATGGTGAAGTTGACCAAGAGTCTTGGCTTTATGAGACATGCTCGTTGGCTCTACAGCTAGTTGTAGACCTCTTTGTAAATTTCTACAAGACAGTTAATCCTCTCCTTAAGAAGGTACTGATGTTATTCGTAAGCTTGATAAAACGTCCTCACCAAAGTCTTGCTGGTGCGGGTATTGCTGCGCTTGTCCGTCTGATGAGAGATGTCGGTCATCAATTCTCAGACGAACAATGGCTCGAGGTTGTGTCATGTATCAAAGAAGCAGCGGATGCTACATCCCCTGACTTCTCATATGTTACCAGTGAAGATATGACGGAGGATGTAAGCAATGGGGACGAAACAAATGATAATTCCAACGACGcactgagaagaagaaacaggcAGCTTCATGCTGCCGTCGCAGATGCCAAATCCAAAGCTTCAATTCAGATTTTTGTGATTCAG GCGGTAACAGATATTTACGACATGTACCGTACGTCTCTCACAGCCAATCACATGTTGATGCTCTTCGACGCTATGCATGGTATTGCATCCAACGCTCACACAATCAATGCCGATCCACTCTTACGTTCCAAGCTCCAGGAGCTGGGGTCGTCCCCTGAATCCCAAGAAGCTCCTCTGCTGCGCCTGGAGAACGAATCTTTCCAAACATGTATGACCTTCTTAGACAACCTCATCTCAGACCAGCCTGTGGGTTACGACGAGGCTAAAATAGAAACCCACCTCATAAGCCTCTGCAGAGAGGTGTTAGAGTTCTACATAGATATCTCGTGTGCAAAGGAGCAGTCGTCTAGATGGGTGGTTCCCTCAGGGACaggaaaaaggaaagagctAACCGCGCGGGCTCCACTAGTGGTCGCTGCAATCCAGACACTGGGAAACATGGGAGAGTCACTGTTTAAGAAGAACTTGCCGGAGTTGTTTCCGTTGATAGCGACGTTGATAAGTTGTGAACATGGGTCAGGGGAAGTACAAGTTGCCCTTA CCATGGGAAGAAGGTAG